One region of Plasmodium vivax chromosome 7, whole genome shotgun sequence genomic DNA includes:
- a CDS encoding hypothetical protein (encoded by transcript PVX_086925A), translating to MKSLLHMRNDEKGATNGWYPYEDTYRSQHFNNDEEMSVSEFKGKEKEKSLHVSKKSEKKGPLLYGLLDDQHRTNLRLKYGQLYKGINQFNDKRNTHLGEEDDEEEDSDDESEIDLEDDYYDDDYYDSFDYDDGEDNDSESYKERNRKMRKRVKKAIKKEVTKEVKKEVTKEVKMEVKNELKEIFKNEMKKKLLDELIKELKLEQMDTAKEGGENAQLTFNQQILQAILRDEISKRAQANNHLINPNAPKDLWQLNLELIEAENKHKKKKIEEQQVATLLRQAQEEINQLQKQIENVKHKRNIYVHPNEEYKQLLFLYPQNKMFQEKEKIGLVRELQKKYQIKAEQKQKLLEQMQKVQNELQLAGDEVEVLRASVKAKEEEEKYKGKANQPLGQHARVEARAEPKAEAHLPNVPHLSHLPKQPQQPQLPPAPSLASLPAQWKGTAVPAWAERSPLPVKIKMLSDVQQKLEMMESKLHPEGEKIEQKVNYVY from the coding sequence ATGAAAAGCCTACTGCACATGAGAAACGACGAAAAGGGGGCCACAAACGGGTGGTACCCATATGAAGACACGTACAGAAGCCAGCATTTTAATAACGACGAAGAGATGAGTGTAAGCGAATttaaagggaaagaaaaggaaaaatcacTGCATGtgagtaaaaaaagtgaaaaaaaaggaccccTTCTGTATGGTCTCCTGGACGACCAGCACAGAACAAATCTCCGCCTAAAATATGGCCAGCTATACAAAGGAATAAACCAATTTAACGATAAAAGGAATACTCACCTAGGCGAAGAagatgatgaggaagaagactCTGATGATGAGTCAGAAATAGACTTAGAAGACGACTATTACGATGACGACTACTACGATAGCTTCGATTATGACGACGGGGAGGACAACGACTCGGAGAGCTACAAAGaaagaaacagaaaaatgcgCAAGCGGGTAAAAAAAgcgataaaaaaagaggtaacaaaagaggtaaaaaaagaggtaacgaaagaggtaaaaatggaggtaaaaaatgaactgaaggaaattttcaaaaacgaaatgaaaaaaaaattactagaCGAATTGATTAAAGAATTGAAATTGGAACAAATGGACACAGCAAAGGAGGGTGGCGAAAATGCACAACTCACATTCAACCAACAGATACTGCAAGCAATTCTACGGGATGAGATCTCCAAGCGAGCACAAGCAAACAATCATCTGATAAATCCCAACGCTCCGAAAGATCTATGGCAATTGAATCTCGAACTTATTGAAGcagaaaataaacataagaaaaaaaaaatagaagaacaGCAAGTAGCTACTCTACTAAGACAGGCACAAGAAGAAATCAACCAACTccaaaaacaaattgaaaatgtgaaacATAAGAGGAACATTTATGTGCATCCGAATGAGGAGTACAAACAGCTGCTGTTCCTGTACccacaaaataaaatgttccaggaaaaggaaaaaataggacTCGTAAGGGAGCTGCAAAAGAAATATCAAATCAAAGCGGAACAGAAGCAGAAGCTGCTTGAGCAAATGCAGAAGGTGCAGAATGAACTGCAGCTCGCGGGTGACGAAGTGGAGGTCCTGCGCGCAAGTGTTAAagcgaaggaggaggaagagaaataTAAGGGAAAGGCAAACCAGCCGCTTGGCCAACACGCTCGAGTGGAAGCCAGAGCGGAACCCAAAGCGGAAGCGCACCTGCCAAATGTACCGCACCTGTCACACCTACCGAAACAACCGCAACAACCGCAACTACCGCCAGCACCATCGCTTGCATCGCTGCCCGCCCAGTGGAAAGGAACAGCCGTCCCGGCGTGGGCAGAGAGATCGCCACTGCCAGTCAAAATCAAAATGCTATCGGATGTGCAGCAAAAACTCGAAATGATGGAATCGAAACTGCACCCAGAAGGAGAAAAGATAGAACAAAAGGTGAACTACGTCTACTGA
- a CDS encoding hypothetical protein (encoded by transcript PVX_086920A), translated as MSLSQLISLGNNSVVLLKDIIGSKLGSLFKTNPNQEYPLPNIISYSGFLILVCTAYKLYEKYYEGNEDKLEFAGTTVFEAHSADWEKEQKTLSGQNDISSKQSTSGGEEQAGEEADEEGNEYELDEELGEELGEDYGEQYGEPYGGEYGEMVDQHYGEDYGGGEYGEEYDEDGEEYSEEDSEGDNDEEVIQQDGEEVAQGDDEEVAQGDDEEVAQGDDEEVAQGDDEEVAHADDEEVSQGDNEKVSESDDEGVTQQDDEWVYPEDQHGGVHYQLKDEEVLVK; from the exons ATGAGTTTGAGTCAGCTCATATCCTTAGGCAACAACTCCGTAGTGCTGTTAAAAGACATAATTGGGTCTAAATTAGGGTCACTATTTAAGACTAACCCTAACCAGGAGTACCCACTCCCCAATATTATTTCCTATTCTGGCTTTCTCATCCTAGTGTGCACGGCGTATAAGTTATACGAAAAG TACTACGAAGGAAACGAAGACAAGCTCGAATTCGCCGGCACCACGGTGTTCGAAGCGCACAGTGCTGATTGGGAAAAGGAACAGAAGACCCTGTCTGGCCAGAATGATATAAGCAGTAAGCAGAGTACAAGTGGGGGCGAAGAACAGGCCGGAGAGGAAGCCGATGAAGAGGGGAACGAGTACGAACTGGACGAAGAATTAGGGGAGGAATTAGGGGAAGATTATGGGGAACAGTATGGAGAGCCGTATGGGGGAGAATATGGAGAAATGGTTGACCAGCATTATGGGGAGGACTATGGCGGAGGAGAGTACGGCGAGGAGTACGACGAAGACGGTGAGGAATACAGCGAAGAAGACAGTGAGGGGGACAACGATGAGGAGGTCATCCAGCAAGACGGTGAAGAGGTCGCTCAGGGggatgatgaggaggtcGCTCAGGGggatgatgaggaggtcGCTCAGGGggatgatgaggaggtcGCTCAGGGGGACGATGAAGAGGTCGCTCATGCGGACGATGAAGAAGTCTCTCAGGGGGACAATGAAAAAGTCTCTGAGTCAGACGACGAAGGGGTCACTCAACAGGACGATGAATGGGTATATCCGGAGGACCAACACGGAGGAGTGCACTACCAACTAAAAGACGAGGAAGTGCTCGTCAAATAG
- a CDS encoding early transcribed membrane protein (ETRAMP) (encoded by transcript PVX_086915A; Apicoplast targeted protein. Curated by Stuart Ralph, Walter and Eliza Hall Institute of Medical Research, Australia.), whose product MKVTKVLVTLAVLVALNLLTPCTCKNLFLEKVKAKLDAFDKNMKKKDFKKKVLISSAILGAAILANVLAGIGYYSYKKKEQRHHEMNDHSEDCKMHAAANKHAKLTKEIMEKVNRMSEKNMAKSFKSGKPDYPKLKDIMLSMENEVKKRNANFDKYHISDMSYDVFRNLYHISELWKKNPSLIPNSK is encoded by the coding sequence atgaaggtTACAAAAGTGCTGGTAACGCTGGCTGTTTTAGTGGCCCTAAATTTACTCACACCCTGCACATGTAAGAATTTATTTCTGGAAAAAGTGAAAGCAAAACTAGACGCATTcgataaaaatatgaagaaaaaggattTCAAAAAGAAGGTGCTCATCTCATCAGCCATTTTAGGGGCAGCCATTTTGGCAAATGTACTAGCTGGAATAGGATACTACAGttataagaaaaaggaacagcgTCATCATGAAATGAATGATCATTCCGAGGATTGTAAAATGCACGCAGCTGCAAATAAACATGCCAAGCTCACTAAAGAAATTATGGAAAAAGTAAATCGAAtgtcagaaaaaaatatggccAAAAGTTTCAAGTCAGGAAAACCAGATTACCCAAAGCTAAAGGACATTATGCTCAGCATGGAAAATGAAGTCAAAAAGAGAAACGCAAATTTCGACAAGTATCATATTTCAGACATGTCCTACGATGTTTTCAGAAACCTTTATCATATATCTGAGCTGTGGAAAAAGAACCCAAGCTTAATTCCGAACAGTAAATAA